A single genomic interval of Lathyrus oleraceus cultivar Zhongwan6 chromosome 7, CAAS_Psat_ZW6_1.0, whole genome shotgun sequence harbors:
- the LOC127108094 gene encoding 40S ribosomal protein S14: MSSKRKVREPKEETVTLGPAVKDGEHVFGVARIFASFNDTFIHVTDLSGRETLVRITGGMKVKADRDESSPYAAMLAAQDVATRCKELGITALHIKLRATGGNKTKTPGPGAQAALRALARSGMKIGRIEDVTPIPSDSTRRKSGRRGRRL; encoded by the exons ATG TCGTCGAAGAGAAAGGTTAGAGAGCCTAAGGAAGAGACTGTGACTCTTGGTCCTGCTGTTAAAGATGGGGAACATGTTTTTGGTGTTGCTCGCATCTTTGCTTCGTTTAACGATACCTTCATT CATGTTACTGATTTGTCTGGGAGAGAAACCCTAGTCCGCATTACTG GTGGAATGAAAGTTAAAGCTGACAGGGATGAGTCATCTCCATATGCTGCTATGCTTGCTGCACAAGATGTAGCTACACGGTGCAAG GAGTTGGGAATAACTGCTCTTCATATCAAGCTTCGTGCAACTGGAGGAAACAAGACTAAAACTCCAGGCCCTGGTGCTCAGGCTGCTCTCCGTGCCTTAGCTCGTTCAGGCATGAAAATTGGTCGCATAG AGGATGTGACTCCAATTCCCTCTGATAGCACACGCCGAAAGAGTGGTAGAAGGGGTAGAAGGCTATAG
- the LOC127108095 gene encoding cytochrome b561 domain-containing protein At4g18260 isoform X3, whose translation MHIISYMSVCFVMVLFYASVLPFTQCTTLEEVNLFNSHRNTNNKLHKKSSDIALHGFLLWGSMGLLMPLGILTIRGSNKAEPGSRKSRILFYFHVAFQMLSVLLATVGAAMSLKKFENSFDNNHQRLGLALYGAILLQAFIGFFRPHRGKKVRSYWYLVHWILGTIVSLVGIINVYTGLRAYHKRTLKSTMFWSIVFTVEVSFIGLIYLFQDKMEYMKKQGVIEGGSDESTMSSSYQDVIPQRQNQKEMLPVACGKINALGNLFD comes from the exons ATGCATATAATTTCTTACATGTCAGTGTGCTTTGTTATGGTTTTATTTTATGCTTCTGTTCTTCCTTTCACCCAATGCACAACCTTGGAGGAGGTGAATCTGTTCAACAGCCACAGGAACACAAATAACAAACTTCACAAG aaaTCATCTGATATAGCACTACATGGATTTCTTCTATGGGGTTCAATGGGATTGTTAATGCCTCTTGGAATACTTACCATCAGAGGATCAAATAAAGCTGAACCTGGATCAAGAAAGAGTAGAATACTCTTCTATTTCCATGTTGCTTTTCAG ATGCTTTCAGTACTTCTTGCCACAGTAGGAGCTGCTATGTCATTGAAAAAATTCGAGAATTCATTTGATAACAATCATCAAAGGTTAGGTCTAGCACTTTATGGTGCTATACTGCTGCAAGCTTTCATTGGATTTTTCAGACCTCATAGGGGAAAGAAAGTAAGGAGTTATTGGTACTTAGTACATTGGATACTAGGAACAATAGTGTCCCTTGTGGGGATTATCAATGTTTACACAGGATTAAGAGCTTATCATAAGAGAACATTAAAAAGCACAATGTTTTGGAGTATAGTTTTCACAGTGGAAGTCTCTTTCATTGGATTGATTTACCTGTTTCAAGACAAAATGGAGTATATGAAAAAGCAAGGAGTGATTGAAGGAGGTAGTGATGAGTCAACTATGTCATCATCTTACCAAGATGTGATTCCTCAACGACAAAATCAAAAGGAGATGTTGCCAGTTGCATGTGGAAAGATAAACGCACTTGGAAATTTGTTTGACTAA
- the LOC127108095 gene encoding cytochrome b561 domain-containing protein At4g18260 isoform X2 — protein sequence MHIISYMSVCFVMVLFYASVLPFTQCTTLEEVNLFNSHRNTNNKLHKVNHHHHHHHHQKSSDIALHGFLLWGSMGLLMPLGILTIRGSNKAEPGSRKSRILFYFHVAFQMLSVLLATVGAAMSLKKFENSFDNNHQRLGLALYGAILLQAFIGFFRPHRGKKVRSYWYLVHWILGTIVSLVGIINVYTGLRAYHKRTLKSTMFWSIVFTVEVSFIGLIYLFQDKMEYMKKQGVIEGGSDESTMSSSYQDVIPQRQNQKEMLPVACGKINALGNLFD from the exons ATGCATATAATTTCTTACATGTCAGTGTGCTTTGTTATGGTTTTATTTTATGCTTCTGTTCTTCCTTTCACCCAATGCACAACCTTGGAGGAGGTGAATCTGTTCAACAGCCACAGGAACACAAATAACAAACTTCACAAG gtaaatcatcatcatcatcatcatcatcatcagaaaTCATCTGATATAGCACTACATGGATTTCTTCTATGGGGTTCAATGGGATTGTTAATGCCTCTTGGAATACTTACCATCAGAGGATCAAATAAAGCTGAACCTGGATCAAGAAAGAGTAGAATACTCTTCTATTTCCATGTTGCTTTTCAG ATGCTTTCAGTACTTCTTGCCACAGTAGGAGCTGCTATGTCATTGAAAAAATTCGAGAATTCATTTGATAACAATCATCAAAGGTTAGGTCTAGCACTTTATGGTGCTATACTGCTGCAAGCTTTCATTGGATTTTTCAGACCTCATAGGGGAAAGAAAGTAAGGAGTTATTGGTACTTAGTACATTGGATACTAGGAACAATAGTGTCCCTTGTGGGGATTATCAATGTTTACACAGGATTAAGAGCTTATCATAAGAGAACATTAAAAAGCACAATGTTTTGGAGTATAGTTTTCACAGTGGAAGTCTCTTTCATTGGATTGATTTACCTGTTTCAAGACAAAATGGAGTATATGAAAAAGCAAGGAGTGATTGAAGGAGGTAGTGATGAGTCAACTATGTCATCATCTTACCAAGATGTGATTCCTCAACGACAAAATCAAAAGGAGATGTTGCCAGTTGCATGTGGAAAGATAAACGCACTTGGAAATTTGTTTGACTAA
- the LOC127108095 gene encoding cytochrome b561 domain-containing protein At4g18260 isoform X1, with product MHIISYMSVCFVMVLFYASVLPFTQCTTLEEVNLFNSHRNTNNKLHKQVNHHHHHHHHQKSSDIALHGFLLWGSMGLLMPLGILTIRGSNKAEPGSRKSRILFYFHVAFQMLSVLLATVGAAMSLKKFENSFDNNHQRLGLALYGAILLQAFIGFFRPHRGKKVRSYWYLVHWILGTIVSLVGIINVYTGLRAYHKRTLKSTMFWSIVFTVEVSFIGLIYLFQDKMEYMKKQGVIEGGSDESTMSSSYQDVIPQRQNQKEMLPVACGKINALGNLFD from the exons ATGCATATAATTTCTTACATGTCAGTGTGCTTTGTTATGGTTTTATTTTATGCTTCTGTTCTTCCTTTCACCCAATGCACAACCTTGGAGGAGGTGAATCTGTTCAACAGCCACAGGAACACAAATAACAAACTTCACAAG CAggtaaatcatcatcatcatcatcatcatcatcagaaaTCATCTGATATAGCACTACATGGATTTCTTCTATGGGGTTCAATGGGATTGTTAATGCCTCTTGGAATACTTACCATCAGAGGATCAAATAAAGCTGAACCTGGATCAAGAAAGAGTAGAATACTCTTCTATTTCCATGTTGCTTTTCAG ATGCTTTCAGTACTTCTTGCCACAGTAGGAGCTGCTATGTCATTGAAAAAATTCGAGAATTCATTTGATAACAATCATCAAAGGTTAGGTCTAGCACTTTATGGTGCTATACTGCTGCAAGCTTTCATTGGATTTTTCAGACCTCATAGGGGAAAGAAAGTAAGGAGTTATTGGTACTTAGTACATTGGATACTAGGAACAATAGTGTCCCTTGTGGGGATTATCAATGTTTACACAGGATTAAGAGCTTATCATAAGAGAACATTAAAAAGCACAATGTTTTGGAGTATAGTTTTCACAGTGGAAGTCTCTTTCATTGGATTGATTTACCTGTTTCAAGACAAAATGGAGTATATGAAAAAGCAAGGAGTGATTGAAGGAGGTAGTGATGAGTCAACTATGTCATCATCTTACCAAGATGTGATTCCTCAACGACAAAATCAAAAGGAGATGTTGCCAGTTGCATGTGGAAAGATAAACGCACTTGGAAATTTGTTTGACTAA